From the genome of Ralstonia insidiosa:
CCAGCCTTTTTCCCTGCGCGGTCTCACGCTTGAGAACCGCATCGTCATCTCGCCGATGTGCCAGTACTCAGCTGACAACGGCCAGGCGACGGCGTGGCATCACACGCACCTAGGTAGCTTGTCGCTTTCCGGTGCGGGGTTGCTGATGATCGAGGCGACCGCCGTATCGCCGGAAGGGCGCATCACCAATGGCTGCCTAGGTTTGTGGGACGACGCGACGGAAGCCGCGCTTGCGCGCACACTTTCCGCCATTCGCCAGAACGCGCTGGTGCCGATCGGTATGCAGATCGCGCATGCGGGCCGCAAGGCGTCGAGTGCGCGGCCGTGGGAGGGTGGTGCGCTGTTGCCGCTCGATGCCGGCGGCTGGGAGACGATGGGCCCGTCCGCGCTATCGCAACGCCCTGAAGAGCGTGCGCCGCGCGAAATGACCGACGCCGACCTTGCCCGCGTACGTGATGCGTTTGTCGCCACCGCGCGCCGCGCTGTGCGCCTGGGGTTGGCGGCCATCGAATTGCACGCCGCGCACGGCTATCTGTTGCACGAATTCCTCTCGCCGATTGCCAATCAGCGCACCGATGCGTACGGCGGCTCACGCGAGAACCGCATGCGTTATCCGCTGGAAATTTTCGATGCTGTGCGGGCCGTGGTGCCGGACAACATTCCGGTGGGCGTGCGTGTGTCGGCCACCGATTGGGTGGAGGGCGGCTGGACGCCGGAGGATTCGGTGGTGTTTGCACAGGCGCTGCGCGCGCGTGGTTGCGACTGGATCGATGCGTCGTCAGGCGGCGTGTCGCCGCTGCAGCAGATTCCGTTGTCGACGGGTTACCAAGTGCCGTTTGCCGAGAAGATCCGCAACGAAGCGGATATCCCGACCATTGCCGTCGGCCTCATCAACGAGGCGCATGAAGCCGAGGCCATCGTTGCGGAGGGGCGTGCGGACCTGGTCGCGGTCGGCCGCGCCTTTCTCTACAACCCGCACTGGGCCTGGGCTGCGGCAGCGGAACTGGGCGCCACCGTCAAGGCGCCGCCGCAGTATTGGCGCGCTTTCCCGCGTCATGCCAAGAACCTCTTTGGCGAGACGCATTTCGGCGCGCGCTAATCCACGACCAATCGCGCGTGGGTGTGGTCAGCGCTTGCGGAAGACCACATCCCATACGCCATGCCCAAGGCGCAGGCCGCGCTTCTCGAACTTGGTGACGGGGCGATAATCGGGGCGCGGCGCGAAGCCGTCGGCGGTGTTCTCAAGCGTCGGCTCGGCAGAGAGCACCTCCAGCATCTGGTGGGCGTATTCCTCCCAATCCGTTGCACAGTGCAGATAGCCGCCCGGTTTCAGGTGGGCGGCCAGGCGCGCCACGAACGGGCTCTGGATCAGGCGTCGCTTGTTGTGGCGCTTCTTGTGCCATGGATCCGGGAAGAACACGTGGATGCCATCCAGCGTGCCTTCCGGAATCATGTGCGCCAGCACTTCCACCGCATCGTGCGAGCAGATGCGGATGTTGCCGATCTCGCGTTCGCCGATCAGCTTGAGCAGTGCACCCACGCCCGGCTCGTGCACTTCCACGCCCAGGAAATCGTCGTCCGGACGCAGTTGCGCGATGTGGGCCGTGGTCTCGCCCATGCCGAAGCCGATCTCGAAGATACGCTTGGCGCTGGCGCGCCCGAAGGCGGCTTCCCAGTCGAGCGGCTCGGCGGCGTAGGGCAATTGGAAGCGCGGGCCGAGTTCGTCGATGGCGCGCTGCTGACCGGTAGACGTGCGGCCGGCGCGGCGTACGTAAGAGCGGATGCGGCGCGGGTGGCCGGTTTCCGGCGTACCGGATTGATCGTCGTCAGACGGCTCGACGGGCGTGCCGTCGTTGGTGTGTTCGGTGGACTGCATGGCGGATTCACCACGGACGTGGCGGCAATAAAAAAGCCGCCGAGGGCGGCTTGGGAGATGCCCGGATTATAGCAGCGCAGCCCTATCGGCCCGCAGGCGTCGGCACGGACACGGCAGGTGCCAGCGGCGAGTAGGCGGTTCGATCGGGGGCGCGGGCTCGTCCCGCAGGCGGACCAGTTCCGGGCGGGCAGGCAGGTCCGACGGCAGACGGAGGTTCCAAACCAGGCCGACCCTGCGCAAGGCGATCAGCATCCACCAGCCCGGGTCCCACTCGCCGGCAAACAGGCCCAGGCGAGCCGAGCCCGGGTAGGCGTGATGATTGTTGTGCCAGCACTCGCCCATGGTCAGCAGCGACGCAAAGCGGATGTTGTGGCCTTGCACCGCAGCGCCTTGCACCTCGTAGTGCATGCCGCCGTGGTGGTGCGCGAAGTAGCCGATCAGCCAGTGGCCGAACACCCCGGCCGTCACACGCGCGCAGGTCCCCCAGAACACGAAGCTCCACCCGCCCAACCCGTACAGCAGCAACGCGATAGGTAATTGCTGCAGCATCCACGTACGCTCCAGGAACTGATAGACGCGGTCGTTGGCGATTCGGGGTTCCAATGCGATCAGGGGCGGATCGGTGAGTTGCAACTCACAGTGCAGTTGCCACCAGGCATCCTGCCAGAACGAGCGGCCATGCCGTAGGTAGTCGTGGCAGTCCGGGAGCCGCTGCGCATAGTCACGCAGATCATGCTGGCGTAGCAAGCCGATGGGGCCGGCCAAGCCGACCTGTACGCCAAAGTACACCAGCGTGTACTCCAGCCATTTGGGGCATTGATAGCTATCGTGAATCAGCTTGCGGTGGCTGCCCAGCGAATGCCCCAGCAGCAGAACGCTGCCGGTCGTCAGGACGAAGACAGCGAAGGCTGCCCAACTGAACGTCCAGATGCCACCAACCACCCCTGCCACCGCCATGCCGGTCAACCAAAGCGATTTGACCGGCGCATAGCGGACTTCACCACGGACCACGCTCTGCACATCGGCGGCTTGCACGCGGTGTGTTTTCAGACTCTCGGCAAAATTTTGCACAACAGGTCTCCTTCCCGATGGTGGGAATGCATGACTGCGGTGGTTGCTAGGGTGGGTTGCGCGGCTGCGCGAGACGTCAACCGGGTTTTTCTGTGGCCTTCTTGCGGGATTCGGCCTTGAGCGGGCGAGCAACCGGACACAGCTCGAAGGCATAGCTGGTCAGGCTGTTGACGAGGCTGTCGCCATTGAGCTTGTACAGGACGAACTGGCCGCGCCGCTCGCTGATGACCAACCCGGCGTTCTCCAGTACCGACAGATGGCGCGAGATCGCCGGTGCGCTCATGGCAAAACGCTCGGCAAGCTCAGACGTCGTGAGTTCGGCTTCCGACAGATAGGCCAGGATCTGCCGACGTGGTGTGGACGCCAACGCTTCAAAGATCTTGTCGATGTTGGTCATGATTCAAGGATTAGAAAATTTGTTAATTTATTGTTTGTCGACGACGCATCTGGTGTCAAGGCGAATGTGGGAGAGGGCAGGCACAAAAAAAAACCGGAGCAGTGTCCGGTTTTTTCGAAGAGGCATCGCGGTGAAAAGCAGCGCGATGAAGGGGTATCTGGAGCGGGCGATGGGAATCGAACCCACGGCTCTAGCTTGGGAAGCTAGGGTATTACCATTATACGACGCCCGCGTAACTCCACATTCTATGCGGGGTGATCAAGCTGTGGCAAGTGTAGGTGATGCTCAGTGCGCTTATCGAGCGGCAACGCAGGCCAACGCGAGTATGGATCATTTATAATGACGCCCTTGATAACGGGCCATGCAAGTGCGTTGGGGCCTACGGCAGCAAGCAGTGTCGCAGTTGTTCTGTCGAGTGAATCGACAGCCGCCGATTGCCCGGATACTAGATTCGCGCTGGGGCCAGTGAGCCTCTGGTACGCGAGGTTTCCGCAAGCTCTTTGAGGACTTGCAACGGCGGGTGTCCTTTACGCTCCAAGGCGTGACGCTCGGCCCCGTGCCCATGAAGATGAGAGATGATCAAAGCTAAAGTCGCGGCCGTCAGTACCTACCTACCGACCCCGGTTGTTCACAATGAGGAGCTTGCTGCTTTGTTTCCTGAGTGGACGGCAGAGAAGATTCTGAGTAAGACGGGCATCGCTGAGCGTCGAGTGGCTGCGCCGGACGAAACGGCGGCAGATCTGGCGTTTAGTGCGGCAGAGGCCATGTTTACTGAGCATGGAATTGATCGGAAGTCGATCGACTTCCTGCTGTTCTGCTCGCAATCCCCTGACTACATTCTGCCAACAACGGCATGTGTTCTGCAGAGTCGGCTAGACCTGCGTCAGGATATCGGTGCGCTGGATTTCAACCTTGGGTGCTCAGGATTCGTCTATGGACTGTCCCTTGCAAAAGGTTTGATCGAGGCCGGTAGCGTTCGTAGGGTCCTTTTGCTAACGGCTGACACCTACACAAAGTTCATTCATCCGCGTGACAAGAGCGTGCGCACCATTTTTGGCGATGGGGCAGCTGCGACCTTGATTGAAGCTCAACGGAGTGAGAGTGACGCTATCGGGCCGTTCATTTTTGGCACGAATGGCGGTGGGGCTGAAGATCTCATCGTCAAGACGGGCGGAGCTCGCCATGCTCGTACCGAGGGCTCCGCCGTCGAGTATGAAGATACCTCCGGCAACGTTCGTACCGAAGACCATCTGAAAATGGATGGTGCTGCGGTGATGGCCTTTACGTTGAAGGCGGTACCCGCCTTGGTCAAGGATTTGCTGGATACGGCAGGACTTGCGGTGGACGATCTTGATCATGTCGTTTTTCACCAAGCAAACACGTTCATCCTGGAGAGCTTGCGCAAGAAGTGCAAGATTCCTGAGGACAAGTTTGTCATTCACATGGAGCACTGTGGCAACACCGTGTCGTCAACTATCCCGATCGCGCTTAGCTCTTTGCCGCAGGCTGCGGGGCGTCGTCGCAGAATCTTGGTCGTGGGGTTTGGCGTTGGCTTGTCCTGGGCCGGTACTATCATCGATTACTGACGAATTACCTTTTTATTGATTGGAGAGAAAATTGGAAAAGCTATACGCAGAACTGGCCGAAATTTTAGAGATTGATCCCTCGGCCGTTGGCCCGCAACTGTCGCTGCATGATCATGGTTGGGATTCGCTTGCTGTGGTGTCGACCATCGCGATCGTGGATGAGCTGTTCGACGTCACGCTGGACGGTGCGGCGCTGGGCAAGTGCGCTACGGTTGCCGATATTGAAGCGCTGATCACTCGAGCTACGGCATGAGTAATCGGGTAGCGTCTGGCCGCGCTCATCGTCTTGACGGTGTCGCCATTCGTGGCGTGGCATCCGTGTTGCCGCGCCGTGAGATTGACAATCAACGTTTCGAAGCAGAGTTCGGTGAGGAGTCGGTTCGCGACGTCGTCAAGATGATCGGTGTGCGCAGGCGCTACTGGGTCGAAGAAGGGGTGACAGCCGCGGATTTGTGTTTTCAAGCGGCGGATAAGTTGCTGGCGCGGTTGAGCTGGGATAAATCGACGGTCGATGCCTTGATTTTTGTTTCTCAGACGCCTGACTATCGGCTTCCCGCGACGGCTTGCGTATTACAAGGGCGTCTGGGTTTGGGCACCGCTTGCGCAGCGTTTGATGTCAACTTGGGGTGCTCCGGCTACACCTACGGTCTGTGGTTGGCATCTAGCCTTATCAAAGGAGGTTCGCGCAGAGTGTTGCTGTTGGCGGGCGACACGATCAGTCGAACAGTATCGCCTTCGGATCGCGCTACCGCGATGCTTTTTGGCGACGCAGGTACCGCAACCGCGGTCGAGTTCGACGAGCATGCAGGTTCGAGCGTATTTGTCTTGGGCACCGATGGTCGCGGCGCGACCAACCTCATGATTCCCCAAGGCGCATATCGGAAGAGTGAGGCTCATGATGAGCGGCTTGAGGGTCGCGACCCGACATGTCTCTTCATGGATGGAGGAGAGATATTCAACTTCACGTTGCGCTCGGTACCGCCTTTGACCGCCGATACGTTGTCGTTTGCTGGACGCGCAATCGATGACGTTGATGGTTTCCTGTATCACCAAGCAAACGAGTTCATGCTGAAGCACCTCGCGCGCAAATCAAAGATTTCCGCAGAGAAGTTTCATACCAACATCGACCAATATGGCAATACGAGTTGCGCGTCGATTCCGCTGCTCATGACCACCAATCTAAGCGAGCAACTTGCTGCGTCACGCATGACGTTGTTAATGGCTGGGTTTGGTGTGGGCTATTCGTGGGGTTCTGCTTTGATGGACGTTGGGCCACTCTCTTGCAATGAAATTGAGTTCTACGATGCTGTTTGATCACCAAGCACTTGTTGGGAAGCGTTATTTGATTACCGGTGGATCATCGGGTATCGGTCGGGCGACTGCAGTGGCCTTGGCTGCGTGTGGCGCGTCGCTGGTAGTGATGGGGCGAGATGAGGCCCGTACGCGTGAAACTGTGGCGATGTTGGGTACAGATGCGCCTCACACGCCCGTTGTCGTCGATTTCCAAGACGCTGATACTACGGCGGACGCGGTCAAAGAGGCTGCGGTTGCGGCCGGTGGTGTTGACGGGGTGTTTCATGGTGCAGGTCTTGAACTGCTGCTTCCTATCAAGATGACGAAGCGCTCGAGCCTCGACAAAATGTTCGCGTCGAGTGTTTTCTCCGCTTTCGGGATTGCTCGTGCGCTCTCATTGAAAGGGGTTGTGCGGGAAGAGGGCGGGGCCTTCGTGATCATGTCTTCCGCGGCTGGATTGCGTGGGCAGTCTGGCATGACGGCATATTCTGCAGCCAAGGCCGCCGTGGACGGCATGATGCGTTCGCTAGCTGTCGAGTTGGCACCTCGCGGCATCCGAGTGAACAGCATTGCTGCCGGTGCGGTTGAGACAGCAATGCATGGTCGTCTTGCGAACACACTTCCCTCGGCAGCTATGGAGGCTTACGAGGCAAAGCATCTGCTTGGTTTCGGGCGTCCGGAAGATGTGGCTTCAGCCGCAGTATTTCTGCTCTCGCCAGCCGCACGTTGGATTACCGGCACGACGATGGTTGTAGACGGCGGATTTACGGTGCGCTGATGAAACGATATGTGATCGTGGGGGGCGGCGGATTCGGTCGCGAAGTCATCTCGTGGATCCGCCAGATTGTGGCAGGAGAGGGACAAGGGGATGTTGTTGGTGTTCTTGATAGCAATCCCGCGTGCCTCGATGGTTTCAACTATGGTGTCCCTTATCTGGGGACACCACAGGAATACCAGCATTCCGAGGATGTCGAGCTTGTGCTGGCGGTGGGAAGCCCGGCTACGAAATGTGCACTCGTGGAACAACTGCGTACCCGGGGCGGAAAATTCGCGACCATCATTCATCCTAGCTCAGTGATTGCCGCAACTGCCAGATTGGGCGAAGGGGTAATTGTTTGCCCACAATCACTCGTTTCGGCCGATGCCCAGGTGGGGGATTTCGTGACGATCAATGCTTGTTCTTCAGTCGGTCATGATGCGTGTGTCGGGCAATATGGCACGCTTAGCGCTCACGTAGACATAATGGGGTTCGCCACACTGGGCGACGCCTGTTTCCTAGGCTCTGGTGCACGCGTTATGCCAAAGGTGACGGTTGGCACTCGGTGTACGGTTGGGGCGGGTGCCATCGCCATGCGTCGCCTTCCTGATGGCATGACCCTCTACACTTCGCCTTCCAAGAAGATGTAGCCGGCGCCGCGTGCCCTGTCTGATCCGTGGGCACGCTCTTTTATGGACGCCTCGTTGGCAGAGCTGCCTATTCTGGGCGGCAATCGAATACATTTCGCCACGGAGACGCCGTGCTAGAGAACAAACTTTCCCGCCAGTACTGGCATTTGGTGGCACACCGACGCGAGCTGCCGGCCAACAATGACTATCTCAAGTTGAAATGGGCCGCCGGCGACGTCGTGGTTTTCAACGACGGTGGTGATCTTGTCGCTTTTGACAATCTCTGCCCGCACAGAGGAACGCGTTTCTTTGTTGATGAGAGTGGCAACGCGCCCGCGCATTGTCCTTATCACGGATGGAGCTATCGAGGCGGCAAGGTTCACGTGCCAAATCCAGACAGATTTAAGCCTTGTGATCTTTCTTCTGCACGCTTGAATGCTTTTCAGATGGACTGGGCGGGCGATTTCCTATTCATTGGCATCGAGCCAAAAATGTCGTTGCCCGAGCAGTTGGGTGAGGTAATGCCTCTTTTGGAAGATATCTCCTTCAACATTGCCGGCCGTTTCGATTTCAGCCAGTACGATTATCAATGTAATTGGCGGATCGCTCTCGAGAACGCGCTAGAACCCTACCACATCGACCTGATTCATCCGGAGTCGTTGGGCGCATTGCGTTTGACTGATGGTGCGAACACTTTCCATGGTTTGAACTCGGTCTGGCGAGCCGAATTGGGTGATGCGAGGTTGGACAAGCGCCTCAAGTCAATGAGTCGGCTTTTTTCTGTGGACTTTCAGTATGAAGGTTACTTGAGTTTGTATGTTTTCCCATATGCAATGCTGTCATCGACCTATGGGTTCTCCTATTCGCTCCAAAATTTCTTTCCCGCTTCAGCCGCGAATCTCACTCATTTCTCAAGCCGTTTGTTGACGGCGCCTTCGTTGCCGGGCAAACAAGCACTCGCAGACGTATTCTTCCAGTCTACGGCTGCTGTAAATCGGCAGGTATTCGAGGAGGACCATGAGATCTGCCGCAGAGTACCTAGTGAAGCGATTGATACGCACACCATTCTGGCGGACAACGAAGAGAAGATCCGACACTTCCGGGCGTCAATCGCAGCATCCTGATTTTCTCGCTAGGGTCAGTTGGGGTGCCGACTGCTTTATCTCGCAGTCCCCCCACCATCCGGCTACCCGACGCAGTCTTTAGTCTCTGATCATCAGAGTACCATTGCGTTGCAACACGTGAGGCTGCAAATGCGGCAATGAAAGACAGCGCCCAGAGTAGTCGCTTAGTAAGACTCTTCGCGCGTTTCCCCGCGGGGCTGCTAGTCGTGTCTTGGCTTCCAGTTGCCATCGCTCCTCCACAGATATGCCGGTAGCCTCGTATCACAAAGAGCGCGTCCGATCGGTCAAGTGCGGCACTACACCGTTCGGCGTGGGCGAGCGACGTAACTCTCCTGCTAACCTATTTCGATCCTTGGCGAAGTTACTGCGTCACCAGCTCGATATAAAACTCGGGATACAGATCCTCAAAGCTCTTCCCTTTGGGATTTGAGCGGTCGGCACCATAGGGCACGCGATCCTGCGCGCCAATGTCGGAGATGCGAAAGATATAGGTCAGGCGCGTGCTGTCCTTGGCAATGCTCGGCAGGGAGCTGTGCCAGGTCAGGGAGTCGATCGCGTAGAGCTCGAACAACCCAGATTCCGATTCCACGTAATCGTTCTGATCGAACTCTGGATAGTGTTCGGTGACGACCTCGTAATGGCCAAACGCGTTCTTCGTTGTCTTTGGCAACCCCAGCTTGTGCGTGCGCGGGTAGATGCGGACGCCGCCAGCCTCGCCGTTCAGATTGTTGGTGAGGTTGAGCCAGAACGTGAGCTGTTTTTCGCTCTGCAGCAGATAGGGGAAGTCTTGATGGATGGGGAGGTTGTACCGGTAGTTTTCCTCGCCCGGGGGAAATACATGCAGGGTCTCGCCGTTGTAAGGGCGGACCAGAATGGAAGGGTCTTCGGGCTTGCCGAAGAAGCGTTCCGCGATCTGCTGAATCTGCGGGTTGAAGAACAGGCGCATGCCCGACATGAGCCGCATCGGTCGGGTCCCAATGTCATAGACCCGGCCTAGCAGCTTGCGATCCTTGGCGTTGATTTCCAGCATCACCTGTTGGAGATGGCGCTCCGCCGTGATCGCGTCCCGATTGATGATGGCCTCCCGCAGCAGGCGTTGGGGCGTGCTGTCAAACCGCGTGTCATCCTTCACCAGCACCAACAGGTAGTTGCAGATATCGAAGAACAGCGCTTCGATGTCGCTTTGCAGGGTGTCGGTTGGGACGACCCGTTCCCATCCCTCTTCGGCCAGTGAACCCGTTGTCATGGTCTGGGGCATTTTCTTCGCGCGCGGCTCAGTAGGTCTCTTTGACGATGTAACCGCCCGGGTTATCGGAGAACGGGAATTTCTGAATCTTCGGCGCAATCCCACGCGCCCTGAAGAACTCGTCCACGGCAGAGGCTTCACCGGGGAAGACATCGAAGCCGTATTCATCCAGCAGTAGGACGCCGCCTCTGACCAGTCGATCCCACAGGTGCTCCAGGCCAACCTTGGTGGGCTCATACAGATCAGCGTCCAGGTGAAGGAGCTTGATCTTGGTGCCCGGGTTGTCGCTCGCATACTGCGGGACGGTTTGCCGGATGTCGCCTTCGATGAGTTTGATCCGCGGCTTGTGCGGGGCAAACCGGTCATGGTCGAAGACGTTGATCAGATCCAAGAGTTCTTCGCGATACTGGGCAGAAGACCATCCGCCTTCGACCTTGTCGTTGATGGCCTTGCGTGCGCCGTCCTTCTCATGAAAATCAGGAAAGCCAGCGAAGTTGTCGAACCCGATGACATCGAAGCTTCTGTCGTAGGGCGCAAAGATTTCAGTGAACTGCGCAAATCGGAGCAGCGATTCGCCTTTGAAGACACCAAATTCGACGATATGGCCAGGCAGGTCGTTGACCAGCTTGTAGATCTCGTAATGGCAGATGAGCTTGGCAAGTGCGCGGCGGTTGAC
Proteins encoded in this window:
- a CDS encoding NADH:flavin oxidoreductase/NADH oxidase — encoded protein: MSALFQPFSLRGLTLENRIVISPMCQYSADNGQATAWHHTHLGSLSLSGAGLLMIEATAVSPEGRITNGCLGLWDDATEAALARTLSAIRQNALVPIGMQIAHAGRKASSARPWEGGALLPLDAGGWETMGPSALSQRPEERAPREMTDADLARVRDAFVATARRAVRLGLAAIELHAAHGYLLHEFLSPIANQRTDAYGGSRENRMRYPLEIFDAVRAVVPDNIPVGVRVSATDWVEGGWTPEDSVVFAQALRARGCDWIDASSGGVSPLQQIPLSTGYQVPFAEKIRNEADIPTIAVGLINEAHEAEAIVAEGRADLVAVGRAFLYNPHWAWAAAAELGATVKAPPQYWRAFPRHAKNLFGETHFGAR
- a CDS encoding metalloregulator ArsR/SmtB family transcription factor encodes the protein MTNIDKIFEALASTPRRQILAYLSEAELTTSELAERFAMSAPAISRHLSVLENAGLVISERRGQFVLYKLNGDSLVNSLTSYAFELCPVARPLKAESRKKATEKPG
- a CDS encoding aromatic ring-hydroxylating oxygenase subunit alpha, with translation MLENKLSRQYWHLVAHRRELPANNDYLKLKWAAGDVVVFNDGGDLVAFDNLCPHRGTRFFVDESGNAPAHCPYHGWSYRGGKVHVPNPDRFKPCDLSSARLNAFQMDWAGDFLFIGIEPKMSLPEQLGEVMPLLEDISFNIAGRFDFSQYDYQCNWRIALENALEPYHIDLIHPESLGALRLTDGANTFHGLNSVWRAELGDARLDKRLKSMSRLFSVDFQYEGYLSLYVFPYAMLSSTYGFSYSLQNFFPASAANLTHFSSRLLTAPSLPGKQALADVFFQSTAAVNRQVFEEDHEICRRVPSEAIDTHTILADNEEKIRHFRASIAAS
- a CDS encoding SDR family NAD(P)-dependent oxidoreductase translates to MFDHQALVGKRYLITGGSSGIGRATAVALAACGASLVVMGRDEARTRETVAMLGTDAPHTPVVVDFQDADTTADAVKEAAVAAGGVDGVFHGAGLELLLPIKMTKRSSLDKMFASSVFSAFGIARALSLKGVVREEGGAFVIMSSAAGLRGQSGMTAYSAAKAAVDGMMRSLAVELAPRGIRVNSIAAGAVETAMHGRLANTLPSAAMEAYEAKHLLGFGRPEDVASAAVFLLSPAARWITGTTMVVDGGFTVR
- a CDS encoding acyl carrier protein, with protein sequence MEKLYAELAEILEIDPSAVGPQLSLHDHGWDSLAVVSTIAIVDELFDVTLDGAALGKCATVADIEALITRATA
- a CDS encoding phytanoyl-CoA dioxygenase family protein, which translates into the protein MPQTMTTGSLAEEGWERVVPTDTLQSDIEALFFDICNYLLVLVKDDTRFDSTPQRLLREAIINRDAITAERHLQQVMLEINAKDRKLLGRVYDIGTRPMRLMSGMRLFFNPQIQQIAERFFGKPEDPSILVRPYNGETLHVFPPGEENYRYNLPIHQDFPYLLQSEKQLTFWLNLTNNLNGEAGGVRIYPRTHKLGLPKTTKNAFGHYEVVTEHYPEFDQNDYVESESGLFELYAIDSLTWHSSLPSIAKDSTRLTYIFRISDIGAQDRVPYGADRSNPKGKSFEDLYPEFYIELVTQ
- a CDS encoding acyl-CoA desaturase, with the translated sequence MQNFAESLKTHRVQAADVQSVVRGEVRYAPVKSLWLTGMAVAGVVGGIWTFSWAAFAVFVLTTGSVLLLGHSLGSHRKLIHDSYQCPKWLEYTLVYFGVQVGLAGPIGLLRQHDLRDYAQRLPDCHDYLRHGRSFWQDAWWQLHCELQLTDPPLIALEPRIANDRVYQFLERTWMLQQLPIALLLYGLGGWSFVFWGTCARVTAGVFGHWLIGYFAHHHGGMHYEVQGAAVQGHNIRFASLLTMGECWHNNHHAYPGSARLGLFAGEWDPGWWMLIALRRVGLVWNLRLPSDLPARPELVRLRDEPAPPIEPPTRRWHLPCPCRRLRADRAALL
- a CDS encoding acetyltransferase, coding for MKRYVIVGGGGFGREVISWIRQIVAGEGQGDVVGVLDSNPACLDGFNYGVPYLGTPQEYQHSEDVELVLAVGSPATKCALVEQLRTRGGKFATIIHPSSVIAATARLGEGVIVCPQSLVSADAQVGDFVTINACSSVGHDACVGQYGTLSAHVDIMGFATLGDACFLGSGARVMPKVTVGTRCTVGAGAIAMRRLPDGMTLYTSPSKKM
- a CDS encoding 3-oxoacyl-ACP synthase III family protein, with protein sequence MIKAKVAAVSTYLPTPVVHNEELAALFPEWTAEKILSKTGIAERRVAAPDETAADLAFSAAEAMFTEHGIDRKSIDFLLFCSQSPDYILPTTACVLQSRLDLRQDIGALDFNLGCSGFVYGLSLAKGLIEAGSVRRVLLLTADTYTKFIHPRDKSVRTIFGDGAAATLIEAQRSESDAIGPFIFGTNGGGAEDLIVKTGGARHARTEGSAVEYEDTSGNVRTEDHLKMDGAAVMAFTLKAVPALVKDLLDTAGLAVDDLDHVVFHQANTFILESLRKKCKIPEDKFVIHMEHCGNTVSSTIPIALSSLPQAAGRRRRILVVGFGVGLSWAGTIIDY
- a CDS encoding TylF/MycF/NovP-related O-methyltransferase, giving the protein MERKKPAPCPDNNFVEEAMFSLVARQVEDKNRDAFRFGGLLRYVNRRALAKLICHYEIYKLVNDLPGHIVEFGVFKGESLLRFAQFTEIFAPYDRSFDVIGFDNFAGFPDFHEKDGARKAINDKVEGGWSSAQYREELLDLINVFDHDRFAPHKPRIKLIEGDIRQTVPQYASDNPGTKIKLLHLDADLYEPTKVGLEHLWDRLVRGGVLLLDEYGFDVFPGEASAVDEFFRARGIAPKIQKFPFSDNPGGYIVKETY
- the trmB gene encoding tRNA (guanosine(46)-N7)-methyltransferase TrmB, giving the protein MQSTEHTNDGTPVEPSDDDQSGTPETGHPRRIRSYVRRAGRTSTGQQRAIDELGPRFQLPYAAEPLDWEAAFGRASAKRIFEIGFGMGETTAHIAQLRPDDDFLGVEVHEPGVGALLKLIGEREIGNIRICSHDAVEVLAHMIPEGTLDGIHVFFPDPWHKKRHNKRRLIQSPFVARLAAHLKPGGYLHCATDWEEYAHQMLEVLSAEPTLENTADGFAPRPDYRPVTKFEKRGLRLGHGVWDVVFRKR
- a CDS encoding ketoacyl-ACP synthase III → MSNRVASGRAHRLDGVAIRGVASVLPRREIDNQRFEAEFGEESVRDVVKMIGVRRRYWVEEGVTAADLCFQAADKLLARLSWDKSTVDALIFVSQTPDYRLPATACVLQGRLGLGTACAAFDVNLGCSGYTYGLWLASSLIKGGSRRVLLLAGDTISRTVSPSDRATAMLFGDAGTATAVEFDEHAGSSVFVLGTDGRGATNLMIPQGAYRKSEAHDERLEGRDPTCLFMDGGEIFNFTLRSVPPLTADTLSFAGRAIDDVDGFLYHQANEFMLKHLARKSKISAEKFHTNIDQYGNTSCASIPLLMTTNLSEQLAASRMTLLMAGFGVGYSWGSALMDVGPLSCNEIEFYDAV